Proteins from one Halovivax limisalsi genomic window:
- a CDS encoding FAD-dependent oxidoreductase: MADDSSEPESPPGRHTSPWLADFQPSFEPLSESTSTDVVVVGAGIAGLSTAAELAVRGYDVVVLERDRIAGGTTGRSTAKVTSQHGLLYRALRGDFGIERARQYADANERAIATVAERVEALDRVDDCGFRRRPAYVYGDDRGAIEREVEAARSVGLPASLVTSVPPYEAAECGVRFDDQACFDPACYLRALAAALVDPAVDLEATLAGVDRDGDDREPGAEDGDDPGEREGDPGDPVVGTRQRGEVSVHESTRVEGVDPGASPRVGTPAGTVTAEYVVLATGFPLLDRVGLFARLVPKRSYVLALRIDGDPPDGMYYRPPEGSRPYRSVRTHEGPDETLVLVGGENHKTGQGGSTRERYRRLREWAETRFDVREVAYRWSTQDYVSADRIPLVGPAGPGARNVFLATGFGGWGMTGGTVSGSLLARSIDGEDPPLASLYDPRRFTPSASIGRVASENADVAGQFATDWLRALLRSSRPALDPGEGTVVREGGRPVAISRDESGTLRAVSAVCPHARCVVDWNDGEGTWDCPCHGSRFEPDGRVIEGPATDELPSEERP, from the coding sequence ATGGCCGACGATTCGTCCGAGCCGGAGTCGCCGCCCGGCCGGCACACCTCGCCCTGGCTGGCCGACTTCCAGCCGTCGTTCGAACCCCTCTCGGAATCGACGTCGACCGACGTCGTCGTGGTCGGTGCCGGTATCGCCGGCCTCTCGACGGCGGCCGAGCTCGCCGTCCGGGGGTACGACGTCGTGGTTCTCGAACGCGACCGGATCGCCGGGGGAACGACGGGCCGATCGACGGCGAAGGTGACCAGTCAGCACGGCCTGCTGTACCGCGCGCTGCGCGGGGACTTCGGGATCGAGCGGGCCCGCCAGTACGCCGACGCGAACGAGCGGGCGATCGCGACGGTCGCCGAGCGCGTCGAGGCGCTCGACCGCGTCGACGATTGCGGCTTTCGACGGCGGCCGGCGTACGTCTACGGCGACGATCGCGGGGCGATCGAGCGCGAGGTCGAGGCCGCTCGGTCCGTCGGCCTCCCGGCGTCGCTCGTCACGTCGGTTCCGCCGTACGAAGCCGCCGAGTGCGGGGTGCGATTCGACGACCAGGCCTGTTTCGATCCGGCGTGCTACCTGCGCGCGCTGGCAGCGGCCCTCGTCGATCCGGCGGTCGACCTCGAGGCGACGCTCGCGGGCGTCGACCGTGACGGCGACGACCGCGAACCGGGTGCGGAGGACGGCGACGACCCGGGTGAACGCGAGGGCGACCCCGGCGACCCTGTCGTCGGTACCCGCCAACGGGGCGAGGTCAGCGTTCACGAGTCGACGCGGGTCGAGGGCGTCGACCCCGGCGCGTCGCCCCGCGTCGGGACGCCGGCGGGGACGGTGACCGCCGAGTACGTGGTGCTCGCGACGGGGTTTCCGCTCCTCGATCGGGTCGGCCTGTTCGCCCGCCTCGTTCCGAAGCGGTCGTACGTCCTCGCCCTCCGGATCGACGGCGATCCGCCGGACGGAATGTACTACCGTCCGCCGGAGGGAAGCCGCCCGTACCGGTCCGTCCGAACGCACGAGGGGCCCGACGAGACGCTCGTCCTCGTCGGCGGCGAGAACCACAAGACGGGACAGGGCGGTTCGACGCGCGAGCGGTACCGGCGGCTCCGCGAGTGGGCCGAAACCCGCTTCGACGTCCGCGAGGTCGCCTACCGCTGGTCGACGCAGGATTACGTTTCCGCCGATCGGATTCCCCTCGTCGGCCCGGCGGGGCCCGGGGCGCGCAACGTCTTCCTCGCGACCGGGTTCGGCGGGTGGGGCATGACCGGCGGCACCGTGTCGGGCAGCCTGCTCGCCCGGTCGATCGACGGCGAGGACCCGCCGCTCGCCTCGCTGTACGATCCGCGACGATTCACCCCGTCGGCCTCGATCGGCCGGGTCGCGTCGGAGAACGCGGACGTCGCGGGGCAGTTCGCCACGGACTGGCTGCGGGCCCTCCTGCGCTCGTCGCGTCCGGCACTCGATCCGGGCGAGGGAACGGTCGTTCGCGAGGGCGGCCGTCCCGTCGCCATCTCGCGCGACGAATCGGGGACGCTCCGCGCGGTGTCGGCCGTCTGTCCCCACGCTCGCTGCGTCGTCGACTGGAACGACGGCGAAGGGACCTGGGACTGTCCGTGTCACGGCTCCCGGTTCGAACCCGACGGTCGCGTGATCGAGGGCCCGGCCACGGACGAACTACCGTCGGAGGAGCGGCCGTGA
- a CDS encoding thioredoxin family protein, with protein sequence MTVTLKDFYADWCGPCKTQDPILEELEDDWDGRFEVEKVNVDEEQDVANEYQVRSLPTLVVENDDGIVERFVGVTQREDIEDALESAGA encoded by the coding sequence ATGACTGTCACGCTCAAGGACTTCTACGCGGACTGGTGTGGGCCCTGCAAGACCCAGGATCCGATCCTCGAGGAACTCGAAGACGACTGGGACGGGCGCTTCGAGGTCGAGAAGGTCAACGTCGACGAGGAGCAGGACGTCGCCAACGAGTACCAGGTCCGGTCGCTCCCGACGCTCGTCGTCGAGAACGACGACGGCATCGTCGAGCGGTTCGTCGGCGTCACCCAGCGCGAGGACATCGAAGACGCGCTCGAGTCCGCCGGCGCGTGA
- a CDS encoding ABC transporter ATP-binding protein, with protein MSPDAAAAPAIEMDGLTKRYGETTAVSSVTTTIESGTVYGFLGPNGAGKTTTMKMLTTLTRPTEGSARVAGQSITDRPAVTPHIGYLPEEPPLYDELTGREQLEYVAGLRELPTERARADIEAMLDRFDLADDADKRISDYSKGMRQKVGVIQAVLHEPAVAFLDEPTSGLDPRAARTMRDTIAELADREMTIFLSTHILPVVEELADEVGVIHDGELVAEGSPAELAAEAEAGEGGTLEDAFLSITREPDAPVAEAE; from the coding sequence ATGTCCCCCGACGCCGCCGCGGCGCCCGCCATCGAGATGGACGGCCTCACGAAGCGCTACGGAGAGACGACGGCCGTCTCGTCGGTGACGACGACGATCGAATCGGGAACGGTGTACGGCTTTCTCGGGCCCAACGGCGCGGGCAAGACGACGACGATGAAGATGCTGACGACGCTCACCCGCCCGACCGAGGGATCCGCCCGCGTCGCCGGCCAGTCGATCACGGACCGGCCGGCGGTCACACCCCACATCGGCTACCTCCCCGAAGAGCCGCCGCTGTACGACGAACTCACCGGCCGCGAACAGCTCGAGTACGTCGCTGGCCTGCGCGAACTCCCGACCGAGCGGGCCCGGGCCGACATCGAGGCGATGCTCGATCGCTTCGACCTGGCCGACGACGCGGACAAGCGCATCTCGGATTACTCGAAGGGGATGCGCCAGAAGGTCGGCGTCATCCAGGCCGTGCTGCACGAACCCGCCGTAGCCTTTCTCGACGAGCCGACGAGCGGCCTCGACCCGCGGGCGGCCCGGACGATGCGCGACACCATCGCCGAACTCGCCGACCGCGAGATGACGATCTTCCTCTCGACGCACATCCTCCCCGTCGTCGAGGAACTCGCCGACGAGGTGGGCGTCATCCACGACGGCGAACTCGTCGCGGAAGGATCGCCCGCCGAACTCGCGGCGGAGGCAGAAGCCGGCGAGGGTGGTACCCTCGAAGACGCGTTCCTCTCGATCACGCGCGAACCCGACGCGCCAGTGGCCGAAGCCGAGTGA
- a CDS encoding GtrA family protein has protein sequence MIRRLLRSVVVGPYATQLRRFFVVGLLAAIVQLALLWAFVDRVGVHYILGALIAIELTIVLSYVLNNAWTFRAAQNSGSVDYLVGLVKTNVVRGTAIPIQLGLLFAFVEWVTIPYLIANGVAIVLSGVYRFVLDATWTWG, from the coding sequence ATGATCAGGCGCCTGCTCCGGAGCGTCGTCGTCGGCCCGTACGCGACCCAGCTCAGACGGTTCTTCGTCGTCGGCCTGCTCGCCGCGATCGTCCAGCTGGCGTTGCTCTGGGCGTTCGTCGATCGGGTCGGGGTGCACTACATTCTCGGGGCGCTGATCGCGATCGAGCTCACGATCGTCCTCTCGTACGTGCTCAACAACGCCTGGACGTTTCGAGCGGCGCAAAACAGCGGTTCCGTCGACTACCTCGTCGGGCTGGTGAAGACGAACGTCGTTCGCGGGACGGCGATTCCCATCCAGCTCGGCCTCCTCTTCGCGTTCGTCGAGTGGGTGACGATCCCGTACCTGATCGCGAACGGCGTCGCGATCGTCCTCAGCGGCGTCTATCGATTCGTCCTCGACGCCACGTGGACGTGGGGGTGA
- a CDS encoding UPF0146 family protein, with amino-acid sequence MPPDAGDSGTDRRADAELVAVLSRYDRVVEVGIGRRPDVAAALAARGVDVTATDVHERAVPDGVRFVRDDVVDPDSSIYADAAAIYALNLPPELHRPLAALADRVGADALFTTLGADRPQVPVERRSLDSQPLFVREGADPPPG; translated from the coding sequence ATGCCCCCAGATGCTGGCGATTCCGGCACCGATCGGCGGGCCGACGCCGAACTCGTCGCGGTTCTCTCGCGTTACGATCGCGTCGTCGAGGTCGGGATCGGCCGTCGCCCCGACGTCGCGGCGGCGCTGGCGGCGCGCGGCGTCGACGTCACGGCGACCGATGTCCACGAGCGCGCGGTGCCCGACGGCGTCCGGTTCGTCCGCGACGACGTCGTCGATCCCGACTCGTCGATCTACGCCGACGCGGCGGCGATCTACGCGCTGAACTTGCCGCCGGAGCTACACCGCCCGCTCGCGGCCCTCGCCGACCGCGTCGGTGCCGACGCGCTCTTCACCACGCTCGGCGCCGATCGGCCGCAGGTCCCCGTCGAGCGACGCTCGCTCGACTCGCAACCGCTGTTCGTCCGCGAGGGAGCAGACCCGCCGCCGGGCTGA
- a CDS encoding archaemetzincin family Zn-dependent metalloprotease, protein MHVDIVPVGEVSATVKRAASSALRSVYDCEVTIGESQSIPNGAYDAGRNQYSAENFIQLAERVGRGEKNIAITPNDLFYRRRNYVFGLAYLDGSGSVVSTYRLQTSSDGGFSNKSAAEIVEDRIRKEIVHEIGHTRGLEHCENNRCVMNFSPTVREVDIKEETLCGSCNRQLG, encoded by the coding sequence ATGCACGTCGACATCGTTCCGGTCGGAGAGGTGTCCGCCACGGTCAAGCGGGCCGCCTCGTCGGCGTTGCGTTCGGTCTACGACTGCGAGGTCACGATCGGCGAGTCCCAGTCCATCCCGAACGGCGCCTACGACGCCGGCCGGAACCAGTACAGCGCGGAGAACTTCATTCAGCTGGCCGAGCGCGTCGGTCGCGGGGAGAAGAACATCGCCATCACCCCGAACGACCTCTTCTACCGCCGGCGCAACTACGTCTTCGGCCTGGCCTATCTCGACGGCAGCGGCAGCGTCGTCTCGACCTACCGCCTCCAGACCAGCTCCGACGGCGGCTTCTCGAACAAGAGCGCCGCGGAGATCGTCGAGGATCGCATCCGCAAGGAGATCGTCCACGAGATCGGCCACACGCGCGGACTCGAACACTGCGAGAACAACCGCTGCGTGATGAACTTCTCGCCGACCGTCCGCGAAGTCGACATCAAGGAAGAGACCCTCTGTGGCAGCTGTAACCGCCAACTAGGGTAA
- a CDS encoding glycine zipper 2TM domain-containing protein has translation MVRDKLTLALSRARYAAIGAAVGAGIGGLFSRSAASSGAALGGMLGAVVGESRVTTRKRIDEWRERGKERVESVRGEAE, from the coding sequence ATGGTACGAGACAAACTCACCCTCGCACTGAGTCGAGCCCGCTACGCAGCCATCGGCGCGGCCGTCGGCGCCGGGATCGGCGGCCTGTTCAGTCGCAGCGCCGCCAGTTCCGGCGCGGCGCTGGGCGGCATGCTCGGCGCGGTCGTCGGCGAAAGTCGCGTGACGACCAGGAAACGCATCGACGAGTGGCGCGAACGCGGGAAGGAACGCGTCGAATCGGTTCGCGGCGAAGCGGAGTGA
- a CDS encoding TIGR01548 family HAD-type hydrolase: MTDSLAADAVVLDIDGVLVDVAGSYRRAIVETVERVHGRSVPRSAVQAFKDAGGFNNDWELTYALALYVLASAEGYDDSIDAYTDAIEHRGGGLDAAVAVVTDALGARAFERVEERWDREHLRDVFQALYLGTDLYRTLEGGEPSVPPKPGVTDVEPDAPVVGSDREPTASESDLRGFIHDEPVILADGTRQWLQSTVELGILTGRPEAEAEIALGRVGLDGIPAAHRFTMDDWGEGKPHPAALTTLAERLDADAVAFVGDTLDDVRTATNAAEADARRVYHGVGVLTGGLTGDDGRTAYANAGAAAVCESVNALPDLLE; encoded by the coding sequence ATGACCGATTCGCTCGCCGCGGACGCGGTCGTCCTGGATATCGACGGCGTCCTGGTGGACGTGGCCGGCTCCTATCGCCGGGCGATCGTCGAGACGGTCGAACGCGTCCACGGCCGATCAGTGCCGCGCTCGGCCGTCCAGGCGTTCAAGGACGCCGGGGGGTTCAACAACGACTGGGAGCTGACGTACGCGCTGGCGTTGTACGTCCTCGCGAGCGCCGAGGGGTACGACGACTCGATCGACGCCTACACCGACGCCATCGAACACCGGGGCGGCGGCCTCGACGCGGCCGTCGCCGTCGTCACGGACGCCCTCGGGGCCCGCGCGTTCGAGCGGGTCGAAGAGCGCTGGGATCGCGAGCACCTCCGCGACGTCTTCCAGGCGCTGTACCTCGGGACGGACCTCTATCGAACGCTCGAGGGCGGCGAACCGTCCGTGCCGCCGAAACCGGGCGTGACGGACGTCGAGCCGGACGCGCCGGTAGTCGGCAGCGATCGCGAACCGACCGCGAGCGAGTCCGACCTGCGCGGCTTCATCCACGACGAACCCGTCATCCTCGCGGACGGGACGCGCCAGTGGCTCCAGTCGACCGTCGAACTGGGCATCCTGACGGGCCGCCCCGAGGCCGAAGCCGAGATCGCGCTCGGCCGGGTCGGTCTGGACGGCATTCCAGCTGCGCACCGCTTTACGATGGACGACTGGGGCGAGGGCAAACCGCACCCCGCCGCGCTCACGACGCTCGCCGAGCGCCTCGACGCCGACGCGGTCGCCTTCGTCGGCGATACGCTCGACGACGTGCGGACGGCGACGAACGCGGCAGAGGCGGACGCCCGCCGGGTCTACCACGGGGTGGGCGTGCTCACCGGCGGGTTGACCGGCGACGACGGCCGCACCGCGTACGCGAACGCGGGTGCCGCGGCGGTCTGCGAGTCCGTCAACGCACTTCCCGACTTGCTCGAATAG
- the npdG gene encoding NADPH-dependent F420 reductase: protein MRIALLGGTGDIGEGLALRWARDTDHELLVGSRDPEKARDAVETYEGRLADAGADGDLKGFANEMAADRADVVVLSVPPYYAGDTVEAVADTLDSETILVTPAVGMKGDEDGMHYNPPGTGSVTALVAQRAPDAVPVVGAFHNLAAGKLADLTVEFDLDTLVVGDDADAKRTVCGLAEDIEGIRALDAGPIANAAEVESVTPLVINIARYNDDMHDVGAKWI, encoded by the coding sequence ATGCGAATCGCGCTACTCGGCGGAACGGGTGACATCGGCGAGGGACTGGCGCTGCGGTGGGCGCGCGACACCGACCACGAACTTCTCGTCGGCTCGCGCGACCCGGAGAAGGCCAGAGACGCCGTCGAAACCTACGAGGGGCGCCTGGCCGACGCGGGCGCCGACGGCGATCTGAAGGGTTTCGCGAACGAGATGGCGGCCGATCGGGCCGACGTGGTCGTCCTCTCCGTGCCGCCGTACTACGCGGGCGATACGGTCGAGGCCGTCGCCGACACGCTCGATTCGGAGACGATCCTCGTCACCCCCGCCGTCGGGATGAAAGGCGACGAGGACGGCATGCACTACAATCCGCCGGGCACCGGCAGCGTCACCGCGCTCGTCGCCCAGCGCGCGCCCGACGCGGTCCCGGTCGTCGGCGCCTTCCACAACCTCGCCGCGGGCAAACTCGCCGACCTCACGGTCGAGTTCGACCTCGACACGCTCGTCGTCGGCGACGACGCAGACGCCAAGCGGACGGTTTGCGGGCTCGCCGAGGACATCGAGGGGATCCGGGCGCTCGACGCCGGCCCCATCGCGAACGCCGCCGAAGTCGAGAGCGTCACCCCGCTGGTCATCAACATCGCGCGGTACAACGACGACATGCACGACGTCGGCGCGAAGTGGATCTAG